The following is a genomic window from Oncorhynchus kisutch isolate 150728-3 linkage group LG6, Okis_V2, whole genome shotgun sequence.
AGACCACCAATGGGATCTACCTGCTGCGTCCACAGAGCGCCAACCGGCTTCTGCAGGCCTGGTGTGAACAGACCAAGGCCCAGGGAGGCTGGACCGTCATCCAGAGGAGACAGGACGGATCAGTCAACTTCTTCAGGACCTGGGAGCAGTACAAGGTGCTCTCACCTCCAGTTTGCAGTGAGCCACTAAAAGTGAAGCACTCAAGAGTTTGTTATGACATCAGCCAGTGTGCTATTACCATTGcaatacaaaacacacagtgagTGTGTGCACTGCAGACCCATAATCCTTTCCCCTCCTCCATTTGCCTTTCATTTCAGCTGATTATATGTGATGAAACATGAgctgtatagttactgtaattGGCAACCATCACAGTGGGCTATAAAACCAGAAAAACAGCTCGTATTACAGCTCAGAGACTCAAGAGTATCCTTCAGTTGAGGACGGTTTAACACCACAGAAATCATGAAAACTATTGCTACAGTGAACATAACCCTAAACTATCTGTTGTACCCCTCCAACCCAGCAAGGCTTTGGGAACCTTGATGGAGAGTACTGGCTGGGTCTGGAGCACCTCTACTGGCTGACCAAGCAGGCTCACTACAAGCTTCGGGTGGCCATGGAGGACTGGCAGGGCCGCCAGGTGTTTGCAGAGTACGACAGCTTCCGCCTGGAGCCTGAGAGTGACGGGTACCGTCTGAGGCTGGGGGAATACCAAGGCAACGCCGGAGACTCAATGTCCTGGCACAATGACAAAGCCTTTACAACTTTGGACAAGGATAAGGATGCTTATTCAGGTGAATCCACTCTgacctctactaccctctctcttttcatTTCTGCCTCTTTTCATGGCTGCCTGTTTGAACACCCAGGTTTAGCTTGATGAGTTggtttctctctccatttcctcaTTAGGGAACTGTGCCCACTTCCAGAAGGGGGGATGGTGGTACCACATGTGTGCCCACTCCAACTTAAACGGCGTGTGGTATCGAGGGGGTCACTACCGCAGCCGCTACCAGGACGGGGTTTACTGGGCAGAGTTCCATGGGGGCTCCTACTCCCTCAAAACAGTCACCATGATGATCAAACCCACCTAACCTTCTTCCCATTAGAtatacaccacaggaggttggtggcatcttaattggggaggacgggctcgtggtaatggctggaggggAATAGTTtcaaatgtgtttgatgccattccattcactccgttccagccattattatgagccgtcctcccctcagcagcctcctgtgttaTACACATGTCAATCATGCATCACAGCAATATTATGGTTCCTTCATGGATGAGGAAGGATGTTAATGAAGTTCTTATATGTTAAACAGGTATGTTAATAAGACAGCGTTAGACTGACATGCCAACACAACATGTGGAATTGTTTTCTAATGGCAATGTATTTATTTGATAAAAAATTGCAAAACAATGTTTGAAGATTACACCACAAGGTGAAGTAGGAGTCCGTTTATTTTGCTAATGAGAACTGACGTTGTGGTTTGATGCAGTGGTGTaatgtacttaagtaaaaaatactttaaagtactacgtaagtcgttttttgggggtatctgtactttactatttatatttttgatgacttttactttattacattcttgaagaaaataatatactttttactccatacattttccctgacacccaaaagtactcgttacaattTTAATGCCTaccaggacaggaaaatggtctaattcacgcaCATTAAGAGAAAaactctggtcatccctactgcctctgatttggcagacccactaaatacaaatgctttgtttataaattatgtgtgagtgttggagtgtgtccctggctatcggTAAATAAAAGAatgtgcttaatataaggaatttgaaatgattctacttttacttttgatacttaagtatatttgagctattgcatttacttttgatacttatgtttatttaaaaccaaatacttttttacttacactcaagtaggattttactgggtgactttcacttttacttgagtcattttctattaaggtatctttgctttgactcaagtatgacaattgggtactttttccatcactggtTTGATTCAGTCATGTTTCAGTTTAACAGTTTCCTCTTTGCACAGCATCAGGGTAGGGTTTGAATTTCCTCTTTGAAACACTTGCTTCACACAGTAAGCTCTCTGCCTGAGATACACTAACTGGCACTAGCACAGCGTTAGGACCGAGCCTGGACCAACGGGTGGACCATCAGTCAGGGCATCCTGTCTTACAACATCACCCTCACCTTGCTCAGCATGGGGTACCAGAGAACTACCATGATCTCACTCCAGAGGATGTTGGGCCTCATGCTCATGCTGTTACATGGAGGTGAGTGGTTAATTTGTTCCATACTTATCTATTAATATCTATTGTTGTGATCGCTGTGTGGATTATGATGTTTATGTTGACTGTAGTTTATCATATAGTTATTATCTACTCTGGTGATATAGTAGTTTGCTGTCTCCCAGGGTGGTACTTAAACATGTGCTCGCCTCCCGCTAACAAAACTTGAACGGAAGTTGATTGTTGACAAAGGAAATTAGGTTTAACCCCACAATGGCCAATTTGAAGACTAATATTTGAGAGCAATTAAAGTCAAGAAATTTTTGTATTCAATGAACAATAAAAAAGTTATATTGATATGTTGCAATAATGCAAGAAGGTAACAGTCATCAGTAGACAGGGCCCTGAGTTTTTCCTGATCAGGTCACATGGATAGAAACAACTCAGGACCCTAATTAAAGGATACAATTATATAATGACATGAAATCAcaagaaacacacactcactcaggtACTACTCAGACACTGTTGATGTTGTTGAGTGATATGTCAGTGTCTAAATGGGTGGGGTGGGTGTGAATTTCCATGTGGTGTAACATTGTGAGCAACATATATGACTGCTGATGGTGGGTGTGGTGCTTGATTGTTAGTATGGGTGTTTGGCTAGTATGTGCTAAcctattgtcacgacttccgccgaagtcggtccctctccttgttcaggcggcgttcggcggtcgacgtcaccggccttctagccatcgccgatccacttttaatttaccatttgttttgtctttgttttacacacctggtttcaatcccccccaattacttgtttattatttaacactctgttcccccatggtttttgtgagtgattgtttgtaTGTATACAGTCCGTTATTGTGGGCTAGTTTATTGAGTTGTATTTAATGATTCATTGAGTAAATTACGTTccttactcatatctgctgtcctgcgcctgactcctccacaccagctacacacaggccGATTACACCTATATAAACTCCATATTTGACAGAAGCACCATTGTCAAGTTTGTAATGCATAGGGATGGACTATGTGCTTTACAGTGCTCTATTAAGCAATTGTTGTTCCATGATATACTGTACTTACACAATAGGAAATGCGTCTGAATATTTTGGGCAAGGTGATTCCCCTTTCAGCATGTTTCAGAAGGGATGAGATCATCAACAACCTAATGTAATATTTTCATGAGAAATTTAAATGTTTGAGTAACCAATTATCAGCCATTTAATATAATGTGTCTCAGAGTTCACCCGTACTGCAGTTTCCAGGAAAGGTCATTGTGAAATCCAACTAAAGACACCAGCCACTCTGACTTTATCACCAGCTGTAGATGAAGCCGGTCTTCCTGACATCAACCCCCTGACTCTGGAGCCTCCAGTGGTGGTGGTGAGACACGGGAATCCACTGGAGGTCAACCGCAGCACATTGTTCAATACCCACCTAGGGATGCACTGGGTCTCTACAGAAGGAAATACAAGCTTGGAGAAAAATAGCCTGTTTGTCACCTGGAACATGGCTGTGGTGGACTTGGGTACACAGGCTCGGTGCAACATAAAGTTGAATGGGAGTCTCCTATGCAGTCAAGACCTTACTCTCACTGTGTACAGGAAGTGTGTCCCATTGAATATGAGTAGGTTCATTAGGAAAACATCACCgtttaatatttaaaaaatgttgtttttttctgTACAATAGTGAAGTCCACTATACAATTAACACATACAAGTAGGAAGTGTAAAGGAGAAATGAAAAATATATGTGGAAAAcaattattaaaaaaaatatttatatcacAAAGATTCCAGACAGCGTCTCCATCTCTGTTCTGAACCACTCTGGTCCCATGGTGGAGGGGACACAGTACCAGCTGCAGTGTGACATCCAGAACATCGCTCCTCTACAGAACCTGGTTGTGAAGTGGTACAAAGGGAATGAACCCTTAGATAATGTAACTTACAGTACTGTCAGTAAGACACCAGTGGATGTGTCAGATACTCTGATGATCAGCCTCCGTAGAGATGATGATGGAGCTCAGTATAGATGTAGAGCAGAACTGGAcctgggaccagagggaccacAACCCCATCCTACAGTGACATCAGAACCTCTCAACATTACTGTGCACTGTGAGTTTATCAATACCCGATCTTGCCTCTGTACTCCTGACCAGGAGGGAAGTTctacaactgtatatgtttgaaaCTGTCTAAAAGCACCTCCTTTTCTCCTCAGACGCTCCTGAGTTCCTTCCAGGAAATGACACAGTGGAGGTGAGTGCAGGCAGTGATGTGTCTCTGAACTGCAGTGCTGAGGGGAACCCTTCTCCCGAGCTGAAGTGGACCAACAACACTGCAGAGGGAAATGCCAATGAGACCACTGTAGGGCGCCTGCGTACTCTCAATATCTCCAGAGTAACAGCTAATGCAACTTACAACTGCACAGTCACAAATAGACTGGGCTCCATCACCAAGCAGATACATGTCCTAGTAGATGTACCTCCACAACAACAGCCAAAGATGTTCTCCACAGCACCCTCAACTCCAGGAACTATGACCACCCTCCCAGCAACAGCCAAGCCAAAGGGTATTTTCCAGCTCATCTCTGCAGTCACACTGTTTAACCCACCCTCACTTATCTCACAAAGGCAGAACAGTTTATATTTGATGTGGATTTCACATTGATGTCTTCATTCTTGTATGTTTTTACAGTAGTTACCTTCCCTCTTGAGCTCAACCCTCCCAGAGTGGTGGTGAGATATGGAGACTCAGTGTCAGGCAACTGCAGCACATCATCCACAGACcatgatgggatgggctgggagGACACATTCGGAGGTACAAGTTTTGAACAAGATGTCAACATTGTCACCTGGACTGTGGATAACCTTACTGATTGGACAATAGAACCTACATGCTACATCATTCTCATTGACAGCAAACAACCCTCAAAAGTACTTCCAGTCATTCTCTACAGTGAGTATTGTCCTCCTTGTGAATGTGAAAGGTATGTTTCTATTTAACTGTATATCAGCATTGAGGGTTTTTTATATTGTTGACCTCCTCTACAGACACTCCAGACAGCGTCTCCATCTCTGTTCTGAGACACTCTGGTCCCATGGTGGAGGGGACACAGTACCAGCTGCAGTGTGACATCCAGAACATCGCTCCTCTACAGAACCTGGTTGTGAAGTGGTACAAAGGGAATGAACCCTTAGATAATGTAACTTACAGTACTGTCAGTAAGACACCAGTGAATGTGTCAGATACTCTGATGATCAGCCCCAGTAGAGATGATGATGTAGATCTGGAcctgggaccagagggaccacAACCCCATCCTACAGTGACATAGGAACCTCTCAACATT
Proteins encoded in this region:
- the LOC109891974 gene encoding vascular cell adhesion protein 1-like, translated to MWKTIIKKNIYITKIPDSVSISVLNHSGPMVEGTQYQLQCDIQNIAPLQNLVVKWYKGNEPLDNVTYSTVSKTPVDVSDTLMISLRRDDDGAQYRCRAELDLGPEGPQPHPTVTSEPLNITVHYAPEFLPGNDTVEVSAGSDVSLNCSAEGNPSPELKWTNNTAEGNANETTVGRLRTLNISRVTANATYNCTVTNRLGSITKQIHVLVDVPPQQQPKMFSTAPSTPGTMTTLPATAKPKVVTFPLELNPPRVVVRYGDSVSGNCSTSSTDHDGMGWEDTFGGTSFEQDVNIVTWTVDNLTDWTIEPTCYIILIDSKQPSKVLPVILYNTPDSVSISVLRHSGPMVEGTQYQLQCDIQNIAPLQNLVVKWYKGNEPLDNVTYSTVSKTPVNVSDTLMISPSRDDDVDLDLGPEGPQPHPTVT